ATCAATTATTTGTCTGTATGTGCTCCTGGTGTAGATTTTAACTGCCAAAAGTGTGAATAATGCAGGTTGTGTGAAGTCATGCTTTGAAAAATTGCTTGAATATTTATTTAACACGATTTTTGAGTATTTAAATGCATATTTAATGAATTTTAACAGTTTATTTGGTCTAATGTCATTGTTTATTTCTTTAATTTTTTTGAGTGCTGGTTTTTCAAAACCAAAATCCGAAAGATTTAATTGCTTTGAAAACAAACTATTAACTGGAGAATGAGTATTTTCGGGTTTCATATTAATATTTATTCTCCATTTTAGTATATATAATTATATATTGCTTATTTTTTCTAATCGATGTGAAATTTCAAGTGTAAACCTTATTACTCAATAATACGATTATTTTATCAAATTTAAATCAAAAATAAGAATAAAAATAGATTTTAAAAAATTTATTGAAAAAATCAAATAGGATTTCTACAAAGCCCAAATTTATTTAAATGCATAAAACAAATTATTTTTATATCTAAAAACTAGTGAAAATTTTTAATTCGGAAATTCTGTAAAATCTATGTTGATAAAATGAATTTTTATAGTGAACGGCCTATTCTCAATAAGGATGATGATAAATTAAACAGATCTTTATTTGCGGAAATTCTCGCAGAATCTATTTTACATTATGATGGGGAAGACTGTTTAATAATTGGGTTAATTGGGAAATGGGGGTCTGGAAAAAGTTCAATAATTAATATGGCAGTAGATAGTATTCAATCAGAAAATTTAATTATTATAAATTTTAATCCATGGTATTTTTCAACACAGGATAATTTATATCAGCAATTTTTTAATTTAATTGTAACTGAAATTGAAAAAAGAGAATTTGGAGATAAATTTTGGGTTCAAAAGAAATGGTTTCAACTAAAAACACAATGGGATTATGCGTCACGAATTGAAAAAGGAAATAAGTCAATAATGCAATATGGTAAAGAAATTGTTTTAACGTTACGGGAGTTACAACATTCAGATATTATAAATAAATATTACAATCAAGTAAAATCTAATTCGGCAATCAATTTAAATGCTCCTGGCCTTGGTTATACATATAATTTCACTGATTCTAAAAAAGAGTATAATTCTATTTCTTATCTTAAAACTAAATGTAATGAATATTTTAAAAGTTTAGATTATAAATTTCTAATTATCATCGATGATCTTGATAGGATGACTAAATTCGAAATTGAACAAACATTAATTTTAGTTAAATCTTTAGCAGATTTTGATGATTTTATTTATTTGTTAGCTTTTGATGATGAAATAGTATCGGAATCCTTGTCGAATGTTCCTGAAAAATTTCAAAAACTTTTTTTGGAAAAAATTATTCAAGTTTATCTCACTGTTCCTAAATTCAGTGAATCTCATTTAAATGGATTGATTTCTGATAGATTAGAGGATTTTTATAAAAATTTTGTCATTGATGAAAGTAATGATGAAAATGTGGAAAATAATAGGGAATTGCCACAATCAATTCAAAAAGAATTTTTAGATATTTATTCTTATCTTAAAATGTTTTTTAAAAGTCCAAGAGATTTATACAGATTTATTAATATTTTAAATTTTAATTTTTCAGTTTTTAAAGATGAAGTTAATAGGAAAGATTTTATACTAATTCTTGCAATCCAATTATTCGAACCAAATATTTATCATGAAATAAAAAATAATAAGGATTTATTCATTGTAAATTATGTAAATTTAACTAAATTGGAAAAAGAAGAGAATAAAGGTTACATTGAGGATATTATTAAACTTAAGAGTAATAATTTATCTAAAAATATTGTTAGAGATATTTTATTTAAATTATTTCCTAAAATTGAAAGTTATTATAGGAATATTGAGTATGGTTCTGAATGGGATGATTCATGGAAATATGAACGCAGAATTTGTTCAAAAAAATTTTTTGAGAAATATTTCACTTTGACATTGGAAACAGATGAAATAAGTATTGTTTCAATACAAAATTTATTAAGTGCGTCAGATTCCAATAGTATTTCGGATACTATTTTGGAATTTAATAATAATCATAAAACAAAAGATTTATTTGATTTGATGATTAATCGTATGGAAGACATTCCCAAAGAAAATGCCCAGTATTTCATTTCATCATTGATTGATATTGGGGATTTACTTGAAATACCATATAATATGTTTTTTGATAAAAGAATTTATTTATCCAGAATTCTTCATGATTTATTGAAAAAATATGATACTAAAGATGAAAGATTTGAAGTGTTGAAAAATGCAATTTCAAATTCTAAGATGAGTTTATATGTTGCAGTGGATTTATTAGCCGGTTTTGATTTTGATTATAATAAGTTCGACTATAAAAATGATAAACCAAGTCCAGATGTTCTTATTTCAGAAGAACATTTGGAGGTTCTTGAAGAAATCATGAAAAATAAAATTAGGGAATGGGATGAAGATGGCAGATTATGGGAAAATCCTAATCTAGAAGGAATTTTATACAGTTGGAAATCATGGGATAAAGAAGGTTATGTGATTAAACGTGTTGGGGAATATACTGCTGATGATGAGAATTTATTAAAATTTTTAAATGGTTTTAAAAGTGTTGCAACAACTACTATGCATAGAAATTCTCCAAGTGATGTGGAGTTCAAACTCAATTTCAAATCTTTGGAAAATTATTTTGATTTATATGAGTTAAATGACCGTCTTAAAAGAATTGGTAAGCAATAACTGTGAATCGATTGGCTAAAATAATATTTTTAACTATGTGACAGAGCAAGATTTAAGATTTTATCAAAGAAGAACTTTTATTAGTTAATCTGATTATATAAATTTTTAAAGAGGATTACAATGTTTAATATTAAGCATTTGAAAATACAAAATGAGTTGTATACAATAATAGAGTCTGAATTTGAAGACAGATTGAATGACTTATCAAGAGTAAACGTATTTGTAGGTGCAAATAATTCTGGAAAAAGCAGGTTCATGAGATCTTTATTTTATATTGATAAAAATGCCAAATTGAATTTTTTACCTAATGATAAATGCTATGATTATTTTATGAATCAATCTAAGATTTTCAAGGATTTTATCAAAAATCCTGGTGAAAAGCGTTTTTATAATACTGAACATCAAGCGTATTCAATTGTCAATACTAACTTGGGCGAAATAGGATATTTTACTGAATCAGAAACTCCTTGTTCATCGTTAATTCAAATTAGCAAAAATGCGAATAGGCATGGAGTGGGGCATGGCTCTCAATTGTATTATTGTAAGGAAATTCTCAAAGAATACTTTGGAAAAATTAACTTTGATGATAATTTATTTAACTATAATTTTTATAAAATTTATATTCCTTCCTTAAGAGGTTTAATTCCATTAATTCCCAAAGATTTCATTCAAAATGATGATTTCTATAATGATTTTTATGCTGAAAGGATTAAACGAGATTATTTTGGCGAAAAATCAGATATTTTAGTTAATGTAAATGATTTCTTATTAAGTGGAGATGTTAAAACTAGAAACGCAATTATAAGTGGTTTGCAGTTTTATGAATATGTGAAAAATTATTTACTGGGAGATTTTGAGCAAAGGGAAATGATTCGCAAATATGAATCCTATTTGTCCGAAACGTTTTTTGAAAATGAAAATGTAGTGTTAATTCCAAAAGTAAATGATGATGTTTTAACAGTTAAAATTGGTGAGGAAGAACATAGAATTTATGATTTGGGGGAGGGCATTCAATCGATAATTTTAATAACTTTGCCGTTATTTTTATATTTGGAAAAATCTAAAGAAGAAAATACTACTGTTTTAGTATTCATTGAAGAGCCGGAAGTTAATCTTCATCCAATGTTGCAGAGGATCCTGTTAAATACTTTATTGGGGCCATTATTTGAAGATTATCAGTTTTTCATCACGACACACTCAAACCATTTTATTGACAGGTTATTTGAAG
Above is a genomic segment from uncultured Methanobrevibacter sp. containing:
- a CDS encoding AAA family ATPase, which produces MFNIKHLKIQNELYTIIESEFEDRLNDLSRVNVFVGANNSGKSRFMRSLFYIDKNAKLNFLPNDKCYDYFMNQSKIFKDFIKNPGEKRFYNTEHQAYSIVNTNLGEIGYFTESETPCSSLIQISKNANRHGVGHGSQLYYCKEILKEYFGKINFDDNLFNYNFYKIYIPSLRGLIPLIPKDFIQNDDFYNDFYAERIKRDYFGEKSDILVNVNDFLLSGDVKTRNAIISGLQFYEYVKNYLLGDFEQREMIRKYESYLSETFFENENVVLIPKVNDDVLTVKIGEEEHRIYDLGEGIQSIILITLPLFLYLEKSKEENTTVLVFIEEPEVNLHPMLQRILLNTLLGPLFEDYQFFITTHSNHFIDRLFEDQNISIYSFDKKINYAEGSSVEFTIEKVGFDHLPTLKRLGALPSSILSHNSTILVEGSTDKEHYSLYFELFQQHLENKKPNFERFVEGIHFSFFRGGGSEAIENVKEFKDIEKERIFLILDNDSKDETIKKENLFSDIGYQNYYILNVKEVENLINKDAVINILQRVYNIPDRNMNKNFDENEYYATNDFYDFIVKTVLKGNKPDKFPENRSKLKDKLSRYESNYTKSFDDLTGEAKNVAIEIYKFIKKNNPKNY
- a CDS encoding P-loop NTPase fold protein; this encodes MNFYSERPILNKDDDKLNRSLFAEILAESILHYDGEDCLIIGLIGKWGSGKSSIINMAVDSIQSENLIIINFNPWYFSTQDNLYQQFFNLIVTEIEKREFGDKFWVQKKWFQLKTQWDYASRIEKGNKSIMQYGKEIVLTLRELQHSDIINKYYNQVKSNSAINLNAPGLGYTYNFTDSKKEYNSISYLKTKCNEYFKSLDYKFLIIIDDLDRMTKFEIEQTLILVKSLADFDDFIYLLAFDDEIVSESLSNVPEKFQKLFLEKIIQVYLTVPKFSESHLNGLISDRLEDFYKNFVIDESNDENVENNRELPQSIQKEFLDIYSYLKMFFKSPRDLYRFINILNFNFSVFKDEVNRKDFILILAIQLFEPNIYHEIKNNKDLFIVNYVNLTKLEKEENKGYIEDIIKLKSNNLSKNIVRDILFKLFPKIESYYRNIEYGSEWDDSWKYERRICSKKFFEKYFTLTLETDEISIVSIQNLLSASDSNSISDTILEFNNNHKTKDLFDLMINRMEDIPKENAQYFISSLIDIGDLLEIPYNMFFDKRIYLSRILHDLLKKYDTKDERFEVLKNAISNSKMSLYVAVDLLAGFDFDYNKFDYKNDKPSPDVLISEEHLEVLEEIMKNKIREWDEDGRLWENPNLEGILYSWKSWDKEGYVIKRVGEYTADDENLLKFLNGFKSVATTTMHRNSPSDVEFKLNFKSLENYFDLYELNDRLKRIGKQ